A window of Salvia splendens isolate huo1 chromosome 8, SspV2, whole genome shotgun sequence genomic DNA:
CTCCACTCTAAAGTCCCTCCAAATCCTCACATTGTCCCAGAACCGGCTAATGGGGCCAATCCCGACCGAGATCTTCACCTCCAGCGCCCTCGTGCACCTCGACCTGAGCTACAACGCCCTCACAGGCGCAATCCCATTGGAGCTAGGCAATCTTGGAAACCTTGTAGGCCTTGACCTGAGCTACAACAAGCTCACAGGGCCAATCCCTTCCGCCATAGGCGAGCTTCGGATCCTCCAGAAGCTCGACCTCAGCTCGAATCTCCTCACTGGAACCATCCCAGACACCATCAATCACCTCCAGTCTCTAGTTTTCCTAGCACTCAGTAACAACAGACTGCATGGTGCATTCCCCAAAGGCCTCATCAACCTCCACAGCTTGCAATATTTCTTGATGGACAGCAATCCCATGTCCGTTTCCCTGCCCGAGGAACTCGGGCAGCTGAAGAAGCTGCAGGAGCTTCGCCTCTCGAACTCCGGCTACTCAGGAACCATCCCTTCTTCATACTCCCAGCTGCTCAACCTCAGCTCTCTGTCACTCCAAAACAACAAACTATCAGGAAAAATCCCAGATGCATTCACCAATCTCTCCCACATCTACCACCTCAACTTGAGCAGGAACTTTCTAGAAGGTGTTGTCCCTTTCAACTCAACCTTCTTAAAAAGGCTTGGGAGGAACCTGGACCTCAGTGGCAACCTGGGGCTTTGTTTAAGCCCTTCTGCTGCCTATGATGGCGTCGGTGTCGGTGTTGGCGTCTGTGGTGACAACAATAGAATCAGCAGCAAACCAGTCAAGACATCTGAAGCTGCATTGCTGCACTGTTCCAATCT
This region includes:
- the LOC121743478 gene encoding receptor like protein 29-like; translated protein: MLSPFLFPLHILLLLIFSTNQQSLAADNTTPSISMSRHELETLYKIMESLSADQDWRVAYPNPCQPGSGWQGIECKHSTPDNLFHVTRLDLGTFPNPSCKASATFPPEIFHLPNLDAIFIFQCFTNAPTRITIPPNKLLPASPLQQLSLRSNSALIGTIPPQISTLKSLQILTLSQNRLMGPIPTEIFTSSALVHLDLSYNALTGAIPLELGNLGNLVGLDLSYNKLTGPIPSAIGELRILQKLDLSSNLLTGTIPDTINHLQSLVFLALSNNRLHGAFPKGLINLHSLQYFLMDSNPMSVSLPEELGQLKKLQELRLSNSGYSGTIPSSYSQLLNLSSLSLQNNKLSGKIPDAFTNLSHIYHLNLSRNFLEGVVPFNSTFLKRLGRNLDLSGNLGLCLSPSAAYDGVGVGVGVCGDNNRISSKPVKTSEAALLHCSNLLFAFFTILSFHHTNYYF